The genomic segment agtaagaaaaatacagaatgtcACCAACTTTATCTTTGTAATTGTCAACAGTTCTAATATTGTTATTGTCAACATTGTTACTCACAGTGTGTTTCTTTAGTGTCACTGATGATGTTGACTTGTCTCTTTCTCAGGGTACGTGTCCGATCCCATGAGCACCATGAGATTCCGCTCttccttcagcagcagtggcagcttCGAGGACAGTAATTAACCCTGCCAAGACTATTgagaattcatttttaaagtaaaactttatAAATAGATGGTAAGAGTAGTAGATATTGCTGTAGTAGTATCTGGTCATAACATGCTTTATATTAATGGGTTGTTTGTGAATTTACAGTACATTCTTCCCAGTATCTCCAGTCCTGTGCTATATGAACTTTATTTTATacatacattaacatttttttatagATTTGCTTGAGGCTTTTATCTTGTAAATAATTTTTGTGTGTACATGGTTTGCATAAATCTGACATACAAACTATGAAAGTCACTGAATATGTGTAATTCTTACaacttcagtttcatttttgaaGGTGGAACAAAAGCAGGAGGTCACTCTCCATCTaacttctcatttttatttttctgaatgGCCAAATCACACAAACGATCAGTCACTGACAGATatcaaatgaaaagatgaagcctcacaaacacacactagcCATAAAAATCAGGTGATAAGGCGATACAAATAAATCTTAAGTATAGTTTTTGAAAAAGAGGTAGTATTAGCAGCGATGATGACACAAATCAGTGCCTAGATTTGACATTTCACAATGTTATCACAGTTTAACTACTTAACTAATTATCCATCTAAGGATGAGGATTGAATTAACCATGTTAACTCAGTGAAGCATTCATGTTGTTCTGCTGGAGTTTTGTCCAGATAGTGTCATCTAAACAAATAATTATGTTAAAGCACTGACTATACTTGTCAATAACACAGACATAGAGCAATTAAAGATCTCTGATCAGAGCTGAAGTACTGTAAATTCATGCTTGGGCCCAGGCAgtggaaatgtaaaatgtacCAGGGGCTAACTAATCTGTGGGAGTCCAACAACTATgaattattcagtcatttgtgagCGTGAGTGGAGGAGTATCTGTTTACAGGTAATAGGTGATCGCAGCTGTACTTGATACCTCACAAAAACTATGCCTCTTTGTTTCCAACAATAGGAAGAGATGGTCTATTGTAATCATTTTATGCAGCAGTCAAAACTCATCATGCAGCTTCTTCTTTCTGGTGATCGAAGGATGAAGACTATTTAAGGAGTCATTGTGATGTAAACACAGGAACCACAAGACACTTGAGGGTTTCTGTCAAAACTAAAAACATCTTGAGTTCACTGACAGATAAAACCTCATTTCTTGATCACTACAAATATTCAGCGCCATCTGATTGTCTAAAAGCTTGCAAAAGTGCATTCTCTTGTATCTCTGGAAGTTTTAAAGTTACTTATGAACTTTACTGATTGGATTGCTTTCAGATATATCTCCTTTTAAGGTGTCACTGTACCTTACTGCCAGTGTCTGAGCACTAGTGtccactctctgtctttgcagcAGTCAGCAAAGGATATGAGCTGTGCCCAAACAATGTGTCATCCACTGAGAAAGTGCTCAGTCTGTCTTTACTCAGAGTGTGTTTGATGTCTTGGATCAGCCGCACATCCCTTCTCTCTCCATTGATGCTCCCATCGGACGGTTTGGGTTGGATCTCTCCGCTGTGGGACTCCTCTTGGCTTCCATCCTCAGACCTGGACGTTGTGAAATCAGTTATCTCTGTAACTTCTTGGCTTCGTTTGTCTGTTTCTCGCCAGGTTCCCTCGGTATCTTTCAGTCCATCTGTACTTGCTGAATGCTCATTACGCTCTTCTGTTTTGGATGAAGGTAGATCTTTCGTCTCcccagtttctgtttgtttttcattcagctcTGGACCGTCATCAGTAGTTTTCTCCTCAGTTTGGTTTTCTGTGACGCTCTCAGGTTTTCCACTCACTACTGAATGATGAGTACCTGCAATGCTTTCCACTTCAGTTTTGGAAATATCATTTTGCATCTGAGTTGGTCCAACTTGAACCTCGCCTTCCTGTAGAGACCCCGTGCTTCCTTTTCTTTGCCCGCTTGTAGAGTCTTTATCATTTtcttcagtctctgtttttGGTGTCAAGTCTTTGACCTCAGTCTCCACTTTCTCCTGGAGTGTATCTTTGGCAGGGTCGTTCTCACCAGGTTCACCACCTTCAGACTGTTCGCTCTTGAGGTCTGACTCTACAGCTTCCACTTTATTTTGTTCCTTAgaatcattttcatctttttgcaTTTGCTTTTCTTCGTCAGTCTCAGACATCTCCATCGTCTTCAGTGGACTCTCTGATCTTGGCATCTCTGTAGATTGTGTCACTTCTTTACCAGAGAtggacaagtgtgtgtgtgacgtctGTTCCCTCAAGTCCTCTAGAGGTTCAACAAACGTCTCGAAAAACTTTGACGTTTGATGCATGGTGACCCAGTTTTTGACCAGATCTGTGCTGTCTTCTTCTGCCAGGGCCTCTGGAGTTTCTTGACCTTTTGCGACGGTCTGTTCCACGTTGTGAGCCTCGTCGTTTTGTACTTGAGGTTTAAGTAGCACGCTCGCTCCTTCCTCCGAGGCCTTGCTCACCTCCTCCGTGTCTGCTccgtcagcagcagagtggtcAGCGGCAGCAGCATTTTCATCAGAGTGTGGGTGTTTCTCAGACTCTACAACGGACTCATCTACTTTGTGAACTGTACCACCTAAAACGAAATCTGTGGGTGCTGAAGACTGTTCCTGATCAGCTGAAGAAGCAACCACCACTTCATTGACgtcattattgttattgttggttGAGTCTGGatctctgttttcattattgaagTCAGATTTGTTGCCATTTTCATCTTGTTTAATTTCCTCGCTGTCTTCTCTGCCTGTACTTAGGTCATCTGGTTTAGATTGCTCATTTATCTCTGTCCCAACTGTCTCTTGCTCTGAATCTTTCTGAGCGGATTCATCTTGTTTTTCCACACTGTCACTGTCGTCCCCTTCCTTAGCTTCACATTCTACCATATCTGTCTCGGGATCCTGATCCACCTTGTTGTCTTCATCTTTTTCAGCATCATCTCCAGTCTCCACAGTGACTTCCTTTACCTCCGTGCTTTCATCTTCAGTTGgttcctcttctgtttttctttcatcttctgCATGCTCGActgttttcacatcatttttctcctcagctgAGGCCTCTGCCTCATCTTCATGAGTTTTGCTCTCTGCTCCTGTGGAAACCTCCCCATTTTCAGCATCAATTTCCCCTTTTTCACTGTTGGTACTCGCTTTAGTTTCTTCCTTAACATCTTCAGAGTCCATCATGTTGTTTAGTATCTCTTCTGTCGTTTTAGTCCCAACATCCTCTGACTCAACAGTATTTTCATTAGATATTTTCAAATCATCTGCATTTTTCTCAGGTTCTTCAGTTATCTCAGAtgtttcttctccctctccagatatgattttttcctcttcagatTCTTTGTTGTCTTTACTCTTTTCAGAGTCACTCTGTTCAGCTTCGTTTTCATTGTCATCGTTCACAtcatctgtatttttctcaggTTCTACAGTTATCTCAGAtgtttcttctccctctccagatatgattttttcctcttcagatTCTTTGTTGTCGTTACCCTTTTCAGAGTCACTCTgttcagctttgttttcattgtcatcATTCATTTCTTTGTCTGCTTCATCACCCTTTCCCCCATCgtcatctgtctttctcttgtTTATTTCTTCACCTTCATTAGCTTTATCAGTTGTGGTTCCCTCTGCTTCAGATTCCTcctcatcatttttattcttgaCACTTTCACCGTCTtcgtctctttctgtcttttctgatTCATCAACTCTCTCTTCATTTGCAACTTCATCATCCCCCTCAGGGGTTTTCTCAGCTGGCTCTTCATTTGCCTGTCCTGCAGTGTTTGACTGAGTTTTAGTATCCTCTACAATGTTTTCCTCAATTTCTATGCTTTCTTCTGCCATACTCTCATCATtaccctctttctctgttttatctgttttattcttttctttttcctcactgtTTTCACCCTCTAAggtttcatctgtttgtttcccTTCCTCTTTACTTTCTTCTTCAGATTTTTCCCTCTCTAACTCATCATCTATTTCcacagatttttctctttgctcttctcCCAGTCTTTCTTCTTGACCATCATCATTACtggcctctgctgctgacacttcccctgcttcttcctctttaatCTCATCTTTCCCACCCTCATCCGTCACATTGTCCTCACttatatctgcatttttttccactgtggtgTCTCCACTCCCCTCCAATGAGCTGCTTGTACTCTTTGTTGTGACTTCTGTTTCTGATGCTGCATTTGCGTCCTTGCTGTCTCCCCActgcctctcctctgtgtcGGCTACAGGTGCCTCTTCACAGCTGAAGGCCTCTCGCTCCTCTGAGGGCTCTGCTTTCATCTCCATTGTCTCACTGGCTGTCATCGCCTCCGCCTCCGCCTCCGCATTATCTGACACTGCTGTCTCATCAGCCATTTTATTTGGCTCTGATACCGATGATTCATCCTCCTCGTCGCTTTTTGCCCCTTGCCCTGTCTCGGCGGGCTGCGTGTCCGTCTCCTGTACTTCCTcagttttctcctcattttcttcatctttttgtgTAACGTCGGCATCAGTGggttcagctgctgcatctTCCTGAGGTTCTGATGTTTTGCTTTCTTCTGTCATATTCTCATCAGGCACAGGATGTAGAGCCGCACTTGTGTCTTCTGACTCGtccttttctgctgctgcttcttcttctaaTGCAGGCTTGTCGTCATCTTCATCTGTTTTGACAGTCTCATCTTTAGTACCATCCGTGTTTTCATGAGCCTCATTTTCAGGTTCGTGCTCCTGCTCCTTTGGCTCAGGCATCTCTTCCTGTCCCTGAACCACTTCAGCTTCACCAACACTTTCCTCacatttcatctcctctgtgagggtctgctgctgctctgtaaaTGTCACCGATTTCTCTTCAGTTACACCTGTAAAAACAGTTATGGAAAAGGTATGTATTTTCTGCAAGAGTTGTTGTGTGTAGCCTGcaaaattatttaaaagaaatcaaaatTCTCTCACCATTGTTACTCTCTTCATGGCCTTTATCtgtggcctcctcctcctcctcctcagtacTGGTGTCGCTCAGCTCAGGCTCAGAGCTGCAGTAGGACTCCTTCAGTATGGCTTCTGCCAGCTTCTCCTGCACAGATTTAGCttgggtggggtgggagggacaagaaaaagagacatgGCACATGCAGTGATATGACTTCACATTTCCACAGAAGCAGGATGAACTTTTGTGAGCGACTCATGGTGACCAGTAATGttcaaatgacagaaagaaTAAGGCAGGTATTTTGTAACAATGCAAATGCAAAGAGAGAACTGAGCCAATGAAGAAACATAGAGccatgaatgaaagaaaaactttttAATCTTTACAGGTGCAAACAAAAGGGAGCGGCACAACATGCAAAGTGATAAttaagatgaaaagaaaaaaaacacacagaaaaacatgatcTAGTActtaacacaacaaaaatggaaacacaatgCAAACTTAAATGTAATATTGGAACatggaattaaaaaaaggaaaaaaagaaagaaaatcacttTGGCACTACAGTGTTTTGTGCAAACTGATTCCAGGGGCACAGTTTGAATGTGGGAATAACTTCTTTAAACACGTGTAGGTTAAAAATTTGCAGGCAataagaaaaggaaggaagctgcttgtatttgttttggTGCAGACTGTACATGAATATGCAGCAGCTCTTCACAGTTGCATATTCTGTGATTTTTGAAATGCTGGTATTTTAAGTGTATACCATATgcaaatacacatattttacatctgAGGCAGCTTCTTCTAATTCCTCCTTTTCTGATTGCAATTTCACCCCCTGAGGgcttttccttttgttttcttggctACATTTTGAATTGTTCATTCATGtcacatctttttaaaaattttcacCCAGACTGTGTAATGCAGCAATAAAGAGcataaaaaagcaaacagaaacaaagcttTTTCCAATgcctaaaaatattttaatatttctatcAATGGGTTATGGcttattttgaataaatttgTTCTCTCACATTAAAAAGTGGATCAGACAGAAAATCATCACACacatgagaaaaataagaaaaaaaacacacacaagcaattTTTCCACTATTAAAATGTAACTAACATTTATCATACTATAATTCACAAACTGACAATATTGTAGTGCTGTGACAGTAATTATTTAGCTGCTGTCAGGGCTGTGGTACTGTATTACTTTACTTAAATTACACACAAACCAATGAACACCTGCTCCTGACACTGTCGTGGACTCACATCAAGTGGTCTGACTACAGCCCTGGTTGTGATAATAGTGGAAAAACCTCCATACAAAGATGGACTGATCCACTCCTCACTCAGGTGGAAGCTCCACAGCTGTGTCTGCTGGTTCATACTCACCCCTCTCTtgctcctgttcctcctcctgtttgcCCTCATCTACCATTTTCAGAGCCTCTTTGTCTCCTGAGGTATCGTCACTCTGTTTGTTCTCCTGCCCCGAGGGGATGCTGGTGTCAGAGATGTCGATCTCTGTGCTGTCCCCCGCACTGTCCTGTAAATCTGAGTCTTTAGCCATGGCTGACTCGGTCTCGgcagcagctgcttcttctGGATTTGGTTTCTCTTTTTCGTCTGGTGGAGAAACCAGAGCAACCTCCACAGGTTGCTCCTCCACAGGTTGCTCTGGTTTCTCATCCTCTCTGGAGTCTTGGGAATCTTTTGTGGCTTCGGCATCGCTCGCCTCCTGATCGCTGCCTGAACAGCTGGAGCCTGAACGAGACTTTATGTCTTCTGTGCATGAAAGATTGAGATTTTACAGTCTTTAACAGAATAATCAGTCACCACTCCCCCAATATAGATGAATATGAGTTGTAATTCCTCTCTAAGTAAGGAAATACACCAATAAAACTTTCTAAAGCTGGTTTGCTGGTCTACAAAAACAATTCCAACTTTTTACTCAGATTTAGGCTTGATAGATCAGCAGAAATAAGTGTTTGAATGCCTTTGAGTGCATACCAAatcattcctgtttttctgtattaaaaGCAGGTTTCAGATGAATAATATATGCAAGGTGTAATGTCTCTTACTCtcagttattttcttcttttacattACTTCAAACAAGAGGGTTCACCCACCATTCTTCTCATCATCTTCAGTCTCAGAggtgtctctctctttaaccTGTGTCTCTGTTTCACTGGTTGGAGAAGgggatttcttttcttttgtctcctctACAGGGCCCTCGTCGTCTGCTTCAAAGTCTTCTTCATAATCTGGGGATAAAAACAGAGCACTTATTGAGATACTTAGTATAGTAAAGTCTGCTACCTATATTTATTTCTACCTATTGATGCGGTTGTGTTTTCTGCATTCAGACGTTTCAGTCATACCATCTCTGACTTTGtcctcctcagctgctgtttcctctttaGCTTGAGTGTCTGTGTCCTGTCGCTGACTTATTTCACAGTCTGAACGGGAGGCAGCCTCCTCTGGAgtcctctctgtttccatctcAGGAGCATCTTTTGGGCTGATGGCTgactcctctcttcctccatcctctctgatTCTCTTTGGTGGAGGTGTAGGCTTTTTGTCCAGTCCCATTGCAATGATGCATCTGAAAGATGTTAAGAAAGTGGAGCATTTAGAGCCATGTTTGTGGCTGTCTGATAAATATGAGTCCAATAGTCActgtttttagctctgttttagcTCTCCACCAACTCGGGAAACAGTAAAGGTGagggccagaaaaccaaaacgATGAGCTGAAAGCAGATAAAACACTCTGTGGAGTGAAGGAACTGCAGAGTGGCATGAAAACTGTCTCGTTTCATCTACAACTGACCCTTTCTGACCCTTTGCGAATAACCATTTCCTAACTAAACTGGGAACTCATACATTTCTGCCTCTTATTGTCATTTTTGTATCTCAGTGTTAGACGTCCTTTGTTTTGTTAGAGAGGCTGTGTGCCTTTAAAAGGAGACCTTACTTATAGCAGGGTGAGGCCCCCTCTACGGTGGAGAAGCCAAAGTGTCCGTGCCTGCCACCAAGTCTGGAGCCTTTCCTGTATTTGAACTCGCAGCAGGAGCTCAGCCGCTCCACCTGCAGCCCATTCAGGAAGAAGGTCAAACTGAAGGGGAAGCCTCTGTGTCGCCTTGAAATGAACTGGAAAGTCTCTGAGGGGAAAGGGATTCAGGATGTAGAGGAAAACAATTTAGGAAATCTGTGATGTTACAGAACATCCTTCCTAAATCCTGTGATTTATCTCTGTGTGCTCCTGCCTGTGGTTTATCTACACTCATATTTAACACTATCATAACCAGATCATCACACTGACCTCCCTCGCGGAGTTTGCCTTTGTACACACACAGGTTCTCTCCTCCACAGTGCTGCTGAAACACTTTGACCTCGTCCCTCATGTCGGTCAGGTCGTGGGACAGATGCACCGTTTTGCCAAAGTACAccatgttcacacacactctgctctggTGCACAGAGCTCCTCAGCATGGGGGGGtcctggagggaaaaaaactgttttggtGTAACCTCTCAGTTAAAtgtgcaaataataaaaataattttaaaaaattaacagTGATCTGTTACTTCAGATGAAATAATAGAAATTGCTTGGTATCTCCTATGCAGTTATTTGCATTTTGGCATAACTTGCTCCAAATTTACAAATGTTTAAACGACAGAACCTCCTCCTTCTCGGTGAAAATCACTGCATCTCGTGGAAATTTTAATTGTCCTTCCTAATTAATCCAAAGAGGCTGCAGCTTGTAAGTTTGTTGTGGAAACTTCAGTTGCCGGGGAAAACataaagagagataaagaccTCATTGACGTCAGCTCCGCTGGAGGCGGTGGTGGGGCGCAGCCTGCGGCCTCTGAGCGTGCCGCTGGGAGTGACCTTTacccccctctctttcctctttgtggCTGGAGGCACCGGGGTGACAAAGTTGTTGATGACAGGGCAGGCAGTAGGGCGAGATGCCACGGGAGGCCTCCATTGTGGTCAAACGTCTCCGGGACTCCTTGTCCATCTAGGGAGGGAAGTTAATGAAATCATGTTTGTGAtgtaagtgtaagtgtgtttgttgCCGTGGCAGTGTGATAATGACAATGTCTGTGCATTTATGAGCAGTTACTTTTAGTGCAGTTTATTGGAGAGGTATTTCTCCACTCAGAGCTGATGTGTGGCCATTCAAAATGTGGAAATGTTAACTTTTACGTTTTTAGTATTAAACAAACTACATTTCTGAGCAATATAAAGcatgaaactgtcaagaattttTAATCACATCTATATCTCTAAACGGTAGTTTCCAAACAATATTTCCAAAAGTATATTTTTAAGAGATGAAAATGTCGGTCTCAAAATAAGTATgggtgtgtgaatgaatgaatgtctcACAGTGCAGTTGAACGGCTGGTCGTTCTCATTGGAGGACTCGTGGAGTCTGTATGGAGAGCCGCGTCTGTGTGAAGCTGTGGTGCTGTTACTGTGGATCGGCTTCAGACGCACCGGCCTCTGCATCTTCCCGGGAGCCGTGTTGGGTCGAGACGATCCCGGCTGCAGCACACATGAAACACATACGATCAGCACTCTGCTAATGACAAACATGGAGATCTCTATGTCAACATATTTTCCTTTGTACCTTTGTGGTCAACTGCTGCTTTTTGCACGCCATGTATGTGCACTACAGTTAAATGTTACACACaatgtgttgtgatgttttgATTTCACTGAACCTGCTCCACAGTTCCCCAACTGAggatcattaaaatgtttcccAACCTTTATGAATGCTATTTACCTATCAAATAAATTGATGATAAATGACACAATAGATATGTGGAAAAATGCACACTAGTAATCTTTCCCGAGGTGCTCTGACAGTTTCCCAAACATACTACCATTGTTGTATTTTAAACAAGGCTCAACCTGCTGAGGTGTGAGATGTTTGCAGACTTGAGAAGAGAGAGATTTCACAGGGTAAACACAGAGATCAAGGCCAGGATTACTTGCTCTATTTATTCTGGCATCAAGGTCTGAGACTTTTTATGTTTCAAAGATAACATGAATCTAATCCCACTACTTCACTTAAAACACTCTCATCTGAgcacagagcaaacagcagctgaggcagCTCTTCAGTCTCAAGTGTCAGTGTAAACATGGCAACTATCAGCGTGCACAGATAATGATTTACATAAAAGACAGACATTCATCACCTGAGGGGACGTCTTGGACTTAGACTCCACTTAATTGTGACTGAGTTTGAGTGATTAAAACAGtctttatctgtctctttatcGGCCTGTCCATCAAACACGACATCTCAGTGGATCCTATTTTTGACACAACTCAGACAGATGATCATTCATCACAGTGtgattaaaggaacagtttgatgttttgggaaatacactccCCTGCTTTCTTGCTGggagtcagatgagaagatagATGCCACACTCTTATATCTGTACTAGAGCCAACAGacactggaaacaaggggaatGAGCTAGCCTGGGCCTGTCCAGGGGTGAGCAGTTGCCCGGCAACAAGCGTAAACCCCCAGGAGGTTAGCGCTCCCGGTCAAGACATAGTTCGGCACATAACCTTTTGTAAAAAACGGATTAAGTAAACATAGAtcataaaacatgttaattagtgatgTTTAGAGGTGCTGacaggcagattttgttacttttggagAAAGCCAGGCTAGCCTCTCTATGCTCAGCTAAGCTAACCTGTTGCTGactatagcttcatatttactgtgaatAAGCacagtgaataagcatattatgccaaaatgctgaactattccttcAATTACAAATCAATTTTAAATACAAACCTAACACCTCACACATGTCAGATTTTAACCAATGTAGGATGGATGATGCATTATGGCACCATGTTTTTCAGgcaataaaaattattttactaATGAGGGCactacaaaattaaaatgaaacagttcTAATAGACCTAACCACCTTACACTGATTAGCCTGATAAAGGCTCTTCAACTAAAGGTCAAACTTTCaaatcagacattttttaactgtgtcgtggcatttaaaaacatcactCGTGTTTGTGTGATGGAGACACTTTGATTAAAGGTCAAATTTCTAtcagaaaacacagtttttttgtGGTTCTAATAGGCCAACCATACTCCTGTATCATACACAGGTGACGACATATTAAATGTAATATTACAGCAATGTCCACTCGCTCCACTGGTGTAACCAGGGCAGACAATTTTACTCACAGACTCTGAGGATTCAGAGTGTTCCCCCTCTGGACCAGAGTGCTGTTTTCGGATGCCCCTCGCACCCGTGGGTGGGTGCGGAGACAGGATGCGGATGATGTCTTCCTCATATCTTCTAGAGCGCTCCACCTTCCAAACAAGACCACTTATTATTGCActctctgtggctgtttgtgGAAAGCTTTGCTCCAAATTAAGATATTATTTATTCAGAATGATTCATTACTAAAATGTATAATTTGACTTTCAAACATAGATGACTCATACAGATGGATCCTCTATATCCTTAGAGACACTGAGGAGGACTTTTTGAATAGATCAACAATTTGCAAATGAACTCTTTCTAATACGGGTTGACATCATGAGTaggttttttgtgtgtcatatCATTAGTCATATCATAAGGCAGCAAAGCagtgtttaaatgtaaatgatgtaCCTTGATCTTATGCACTCTTTCCCTCCTTGCAAACTCCTCCAGTTTCCTTTTGATCTCTATTTGATGGAGACGCTGCATGGGAGGAAGCACAGAACAAATCAGCATAATTTATTATGCAAGAAGAAGCACAGATtagttgcagtttttttttttttttctggtagGCTGTGTCTACCCCACCTCCATCTCCAGCACCTTGTGG from the Lates calcarifer isolate ASB-BC8 linkage group LG17, TLL_Latcal_v3, whole genome shotgun sequence genome contains:
- the erich3 gene encoding LOW QUALITY PROTEIN: glutamate-rich protein 3 (The sequence of the model RefSeq protein was modified relative to this genomic sequence to represent the inferred CDS: deleted 1 base in 1 codon; substituted 5 bases at 5 genomic stop codons), producing MSHLNPGLISAYNSLTDKHLAGYFSNTRIRRHLQRAGTGTSTXXXXXITRSGRIVPDKEYRHKLIQRAHQRHVRECLAQAIFHKVLEMERLHQIEIKRKLEEFARRERVHKIKVERSRRYEEDIIRILSPHPPTGARGIRKQHSGPEGEHSESSESPGSSRPNTAPGKMQRPVRLKPIHSNSTTASHRRGSPYRLHESSNENDQPFNCTMDKESRRRLTTMEASRGISPYCLPVINNFVTPVPPATKRKERGVKVTPSGTLRGRRLRPTTASSGADVNEDPPMLRSSVHQSRVCVNMVYFGKTVHLSHDLTDMRDEVKVFQQHCGGENLCVYKGKLREGETFQFISRRHRGFPFSLTFFLNGLQVERLSSCCEFKYRKGSRLGGRHGHFGFSTVEGASPCYKCIIAMGLDKKPTPPPKRIREDGGREESAISPKDAPEMETERTPEEAASRSDCEISQRQDTDTQAKEETAAEEDKVRDDYEEDFEADDEGPVEETKEKKSPSPTSETETQVKERDTSETEDDEKNEDIKSRSGSSCSGSDQEASDAEATKDSQDSREDEKPEQPVEEQPVEVALVSPPDEKEKPNPEEAAAAETESAMAKDSDLQDSAGDSTEIDISDTSIPSGQENKQSDDTSGDKEALKMVDEGKQEEEQEQERAKSVQEKLAEAILKESYCSSEPELSDTSTEEEEEEATDKGHEESNNGVTEEKSVTFTEQQQTLTEEMKCEESVGEAEVVQGQEEMPEPKEQEHEPENEAHENTDGTKDETVKTDEDDDKPALEEEAAAEKDESEDTSAALHPVPDENMTEESKTSEPQEDAAAEPTDADVTQKDEENEEKTEEVQETDTQPAETGQGAKSDEEDESSVSEPNKMADETAVSDNAEAEAEAMTASETMEMKAEPSEEREAFSCEEAPVADTEERQWGDSKDANAASETEVTTKSTSSSLEGSGDTTVEKNADISEDNVTDEGGKDEIKEEEAGEVSAAEASNDDGQEERLGEEQREKSVEIDDELEREKSEEESKEEGKQTDETLEGENSEEKEKNKTDKTEKEGNDESMAEESIEIEENIVEDTKTQSNTAGQANEEPAEKTPEGDDEVANEERVDESEKTERDEDGESVKNKNDEEESEAEGTTTDKANEGEEINKRKTDDDGGKGDEADKEMNDDNENKAEQSDSEKGNDNKESEEEKIISGEGEETSEITVEPEKNTDDVNDDNENEAEQSDSEKSKDNKESEEEKIISGEGEETSEITEEPEKNADDLKISNENTVESEDVGTKTTEEILNNMMDSEDVKEETKASTNSEKGEIDAENGEVSTGAESKTHEDEAEASAEEKNDVKTVEHAEDERKTEEEPTEDESTEVKEVTVETGDDAEKDEDNKVDQDPETDMVECEAKEGDDSDSVEKQDESAQKDSEQETVGTEINEQSKPDDLSTGREDSEEIKQDENGNKSDFNNENRDPDSTNNNNNDVNEVVVASSADQEQSSAPTDFVLGGTVHKVDESVVESEKHPHSDENAAAADHSAADGADTEEVSKASEEGASVLLKPQVQNDEAHNVEQTVAKGQETPEALAEEDSTDLVKNWVTMHQTSKFFETFVEPLEDLREQTSHTHLSISGKEVTQSTEMPRSESPLKTMEMSETDEEKQMQKDENDSKEQNKVEAVESDLKSEQSEGGEPGENDPAKDTLQEKVETEVKDLTPKTETEENDKDSTSGQRKGSTGSLQEGEVQVGPTQMQNDISKTEVESIAGTHHSVVSGKPESVTENQTEEKTTDDGPELNEKQTETGETKDLPSSKTEERNEHSASTDGLKDTEGTWRETDKRSQEVTEITDFTTSRSEDGSQEESHSGEIQPKPSDGSINGERRDVRLIQDIKHTLSKDRLSTFSVDDTLFGHSSYPLLTAAKTESGH